In Triticum urartu cultivar G1812 unplaced genomic scaffold, Tu2.1 TuUngrouped_contig_6709, whole genome shotgun sequence, the genomic stretch GGCCTAGTCGCTGCCCGGGGAGGAGGGAGGGGAAAGGATGAGCTCATGGTGGCCCAGTCACTGCCCGGGGAGGAGGGAGGGGAAAGGATGCACGTGCTGAAAGGAGGAGGGGCGCGTTTTGCTAGCGTGGCGTGCAAACCGGCTGAAAGTTCGGCCGGCGCAGCACGCCCAAACATTTATACCATATAAAAAACAGCAACCACCTTTGATGTTGTACACCATAACTAGGCATATCATTGATAACATGACACACAAAACATATATGGTGAGACGCAGTAGAAGATCACACACCAGCAACATCAACAAGCCAAAATAGCCTCACATTCCATTCACCCTGGAGCATAAAACATGATAGTGCTATGTCACTTTGCACTCCACATTAACTTCGGTCATACTGACTGCAACTGCAGCCGCCGGGATACAGGGGTTCTCATAATCAACTAACTAAAAATTCGCCTTTATTTAGCAAACTGGGTAGTCTCATAACTCTTATCTCTTTGTAGATACATGGCACCTCTAACCTGTAAACAGCAAACAGAGCCAGACCTCTTCTTTCTCTAGAGATATGTACATCCATCACTGTGTATAGCCTCCAGGGGTCTTGGAAATATGCGACCGCTGTCTCGAGGTATTGATGCCAGCCTAATTTCCATCCGTCGCTCCAGATATAGCACCCTTGGGTCCAAAATCAAGTCTCACCCAAAGTGATGGAGAGCTACCTACTGGTGGGTTAGGTTACTTCACTATTGCTGTGATTCTGTGAATCAAATCAAAGAGCTGCCTTTTCAGCTATAGCTGAGACTTTCGTTGACAAATCTAGGATTGCACTTCATAGAACCATCTCACCAACAGTCATTTCATTCACAAACTTCAGAATGAGCCGCAAAATCCAGAGACTTCTCCACAGCTTGCAACATCTGTTTTGATGGAAGTATCTGCATGACAAGTTGATAGATTAGTAAACATTTGATAGGCAAATGCGAAGGTGCGTGCAAGAGTGCTTCCTGGTAGAAAAAAATACTAGCAATATTTGTGCAAAAATATGTCCATTTGTTTCGTATAACAAAATGTATGCGCATAGTTGCTAAGATATTCGTCCCTCCTTAAAACCATCATAATTTTGCAAAAATGTTTGCTAATGCATAATGCACATCTATACAAAAATTGCATTGCTTTCAAAAGAGTGTTTGTCACTTCCCAATACCACATGCACCTGACAGCACAAAATACATTTTCCTATTTGGTGACAAGTTCCTATTATTTTCCGAGACATTTTTTCTGTTAGATGTGTTTTTCAGATAGGAATCAGAAAAGGCTGGAAACAAGACAAAAGACGCCCAATAGATGGTGCTGGAAACATGAGGATCAGTGTGCGCATTTAATTATAGAGGAAGAGTCTGAAAACAGGttgaataaataaataaaatatggTAAAATAGCGTACCATTGGTGGACAAACTCACGATCCTGAACTTGACTTTTGAACCCATACTTGTCTCTGCACACATCATTTATGGTATTAGACTTTTAGAGTAATAATGCCTAACAAAAATCACCCCCATGCAGTCAGCCAAGGCAAGTAAAAAATTATAAACTAATCACACCTCATGAGCCACATAGCTAGCAGGGCCCCTCTTTGAAGGCTTTCCATCAGATGTAATAAGAGGGATTTCCATCTCCTTCGACCCACGTGGCGGACCACGGCGGTTGGCATGCCTGTTTCCTGAATAACATATTACACCATGAACCACAGTACAGAAACTGATATAGAAAAAACTTTGGATTGCTTGTCTGCTAATCGCTAACTATAATTATAGCCAGATAAAAAACAAACCATTCTCCACAAGGCCACCACGGCCACCAGGACTCCTTGTGTCTATTTTTCTCTCTCCATGGCCTGCATCATCAAGTATGTTAATACAGTAATAACTCAGAGCATCAGGAATAATTAACAATAAAAGTTGTTAAATGACTTGTACCATCTACTTGCTGAGAGAAATTGTCCATAGAGTGCGACTGCATTAGCGGGAACTCAGACGATGATGCTTGCGTACTGCCTCCTGATGCAGACTTGTCATAGCGACGAGGGGCCCAAACACCTCGGTCAGGCCTATCTCTATTTCTGGCATGTCTTTCAATCTTCTCACCAATGGGTCCAGAACCATGCAGATGCTTGTCATCATAGTGGTTTTTCTCAGCATTTTCAACAGTCTGATCTTTTACAGTGGAACGCGAGTTCGGAGCCCGTGGTGGCCTCTTATCCTTCTCGGCACTAATTATGTGACCTTCTTGCTCATGTTGAGATGATGCTATTGCATGGCGTCCTTCCTTGTTTGAAAGTATAGTCTTGATAATTCTGCCACTGGCCTCATTTCGCTGGTCTTGTCTAGAAGTTGATGGGGGTGTATTTCTCGAAGGCGGCAGAGACTGCTGCGGGGTTGAGCTATCAGATATCTGTGGCAAAGCAGATAATATGACAGTCCATACCAATTAAATGATAAAAAACCTCGGGGGATGTGTCTGCTTACATTGGAATCAACCCTCGCTCTTCCTTTCAGAAGGACAATTTTGTCCTTTTTACCGTCGATAACCTGAGCAGATCCAGATGGCCCACCGCTTGTAGCATCTACAAGACGGGACAAAACAAAACAACAGTATTAACATCATAGAGGAAATAGGCATTTGTATCCACTATAAGGATGGAAAGAAGTGGATCACATAGGGTAAAGAAAGAACTAAAGATTAAGGGGTACAAAACAATAATTCAACAGTTACCCTTGTAAAGGGAATACAGCTCCAtgattaaaaataaataaatgaaacAACAACACACAATTCTCAAATACGACAAATAACGTAAATGTGGTTAGTGGATGACATCATGCAAGGAGGACCGGCATCGTTCCCATGAATGGATTGTGTGTCGGAATTGAAAACATCCACTTGGGCTACTGCCACATGTCAGTTTTTAAACCAAACAAGTGAGGAAAACAATCTATGTTTCTTTGCACTGACGGTGCTTCGGATTGGCTTTTCAAAAGCACATTTATTTTTGCCATTGCAGAAAACATTAGCTAGGAAGCTAACACAttgaagtcaaaatagtaaaggTTCCAATATTAGCTAGATTCCGTGCCACGCAGTACACGCAAACCAacttaggcctcctttggttcataggataggaattttataggaataggaaaatcatcagaagtgagatgacatgcatctcaattcctatagagaaagagatgttatttggtgcataggataggaatttttccatttagtctaggctaatgttttttttccttcaaaatgtgaaggattgattcctatcctacataggaataggaaatccattcctataaaccaaagggcttcaaaggaatttttccttcgcaaatcctatcctatagagttcctacaaaattcctacaaaccaaagcaGGCCTTATTTTTGCCATTGAGGAAAACATTAGC encodes the following:
- the LOC125530995 gene encoding regulator of nonsense transcripts UPF3 isoform X4 (The sequence of the model RefSeq protein was modified relative to this genomic sequence to represent the inferred CDS: added 26 bases not found in genome assembly), producing the protein MKDPAHRTKVVLRRLPPAIAQQAVVDQVDARFAGRYDWACFRPGNASQKNHRYSRLYLNFKSPEDVVEFAEFFNGHVFVNEKGAQFKALVEYAPSQQVPKSNIKKDARQGTITKDPEYLEFLELISKPTEHLPSAEIQLERKEAERAAAGKEPPVVTPLMVYVRQQRAAKSMAQRSVSSRLSRKVAGVVTSSSSPSKRSSERRRASTSTQYVVRDNAKEKPTYILAPKRDDHTHREKIIAGTSDATSGGPSGSAQVIDGKKDKIVLLKGRARVDSNSLPPSRNTPPSTSRQDQRNEASGRIIKTILSNKEGRHAIASSQHEQEGHIISAEKDKRPPRAPNSRSTVKDQTVENAEKNHYDDKHLHGSGPIGEKIERHARNRDRPDRGVWAPRRYDKSASGGSTQASSSEFPLMQSHSMDNFSQQVDGHGERKIDTRSPGGRGGLVENGNRHANRRGPPRGSKEMEIPLITSDGKPSKRGPASYVAHERQVWVQKSSSGS
- the LOC125530995 gene encoding regulator of nonsense transcripts UPF3 isoform X2 (The sequence of the model RefSeq protein was modified relative to this genomic sequence to represent the inferred CDS: added 26 bases not found in genome assembly), with protein sequence MKDPAHRTKVVLRRLPPAIAQQAVVDQVDARFAGRYDWACFRPGNASQKNHRYSRLYLNFKSPEDVVEFAEFFNGHVFVNEKGAQFKALVEYAPSQQVPKSNIKKDARQGTITKDPEYLEFLELISKPTEHLPSAEIQLERKEAERAAAGKEPPVVTPLMVYVRQQRAAKSMAQRSVSSRLSRKVAGVVTSSSSPSKRSSERRRASTSTYVVRDNAKEKPTYILAPKRDDHTHREKIIAGTSDATSGGPSGSAQVIDGKKDKIVLLKGRARVDSNISDSSTPQQSLPPSRNTPPSTSRQDQRNEASGRIIKTILSNKEGRHAIASSQHEQEGHIISAEKDKRPPRAPNSRSTVKDQTVENAEKNHYDDKHLHGSGPIGEKIERHARNRDRPDRGVWAPRRYDKSASGGSTQASSSEFPLMQSHSMDNFSQQVDGHGERKIDTRSPGGRGGLVENGNRHANRRGPPRGSKEMEIPLITSDGKPSKRGPASYVAHERQVWVQKSSSGS
- the LOC125530995 gene encoding regulator of nonsense transcripts UPF3 isoform X3 (The sequence of the model RefSeq protein was modified relative to this genomic sequence to represent the inferred CDS: added 26 bases not found in genome assembly) — translated: MKDPAHRTKVVLRRLPPAIAQQAVVDQVDARFAGRYDWACFRPGNASQKNHRYSRLYLNFKSPEDVVEFAEFFNGHVFVNEKGAQFKALVEYAPSQQVPKSNIKKDARQGTITKDPEYLEFLELISKPTEHLPSAEIQLERKEAERAAAGKEPPVVTPLMVYVRQQRAAKSMAQRSVSSRLSRKVAGVVTSSSSPSKRSSERRRASTSTQYVVRDNAKEKPTYILAPKRDDHTHREKIIAGTSDATSGGPSGSAQVIDGKKDKIVLLKGRARVDSNQSLPPSRNTPPSTSRQDQRNEASGRIIKTILSNKEGRHAIASSQHEQEGHIISAEKDKRPPRAPNSRSTVKDQTVENAEKNHYDDKHLHGSGPIGEKIERHARNRDRPDRGVWAPRRYDKSASGGSTQASSSEFPLMQSHSMDNFSQQVDGHGERKIDTRSPGGRGGLVENGNRHANRRGPPRGSKEMEIPLITSDGKPSKRGPASYVAHERQVWVQKSSSGS
- the LOC125530995 gene encoding regulator of nonsense transcripts UPF3 isoform X1 (The sequence of the model RefSeq protein was modified relative to this genomic sequence to represent the inferred CDS: added 26 bases not found in genome assembly) — its product is MKDPAHRTKVVLRRLPPAIAQQAVVDQVDARFAGRYDWACFRPGNASQKNHRYSRLYLNFKSPEDVVEFAEFFNGHVFVNEKGAQFKALVEYAPSQQVPKSNIKKDARQGTITKDPEYLEFLELISKPTEHLPSAEIQLERKEAERAAAGKEPPVVTPLMVYVRQQRAAKSMAQRSVSSRLSRKVAGVVTSSSSPSKRSSERRRASTSTQYVVRDNAKEKPTYILAPKRDDHTHREKIIAGTSDATSGGPSGSAQVIDGKKDKIVLLKGRARVDSNISDSSTPQQSLPPSRNTPPSTSRQDQRNEASGRIIKTILSNKEGRHAIASSQHEQEGHIISAEKDKRPPRAPNSRSTVKDQTVENAEKNHYDDKHLHGSGPIGEKIERHARNRDRPDRGVWAPRRYDKSASGGSTQASSSEFPLMQSHSMDNFSQQVDGHGERKIDTRSPGGRGGLVENGNRHANRRGPPRGSKEMEIPLITSDGKPSKRGPASYVAHERQVWVQKSSSGS